In Elusimicrobium sp. An273, a genomic segment contains:
- a CDS encoding CNNM domain-containing protein → MTILIILLMLVLNALLAAYEMALASISRTKLSILAQEKRLGAEQALFMKDHMEGSLAVVQIGITLVGAIAAAAGGAGADEMFSPILQEWLSLPKRLADVVSVAVVVVPLSFITIVFAELTPKTFAIKNKEFVTLKFSPVMRVLYSILSPIVHIMEALVRFFTQKPLSSKKPDPKEAQQAAMTDLRTAAAIASSSRLFGKTEEKIVLSSAMFCIRKIREIQVPLDQVYMLDAGDSIADTFVKAHLDMHTRFPVRENPQDPQSIIGYLNFKDIFLSTKMASGSPTSARSIMRPILRLEADTLISAALEKLMKNKQHICLVTEGEKITGILTLEDIFEEMVGEIEDEYDFFPAYIRPIGSSLVASASAKMTDVFAQLQVSAPEGLAATTTVLQWTEQKLGRALDKNDKLKADGILVDPRKFRRHKLMEVLISKAD, encoded by the coding sequence ATGACTATACTCATCATCCTTCTGATGCTTGTTTTAAACGCCCTGCTGGCCGCCTACGAAATGGCGCTGGCTTCCATTTCCCGCACCAAGCTTTCCATTTTGGCCCAGGAAAAACGCCTGGGCGCCGAACAGGCGCTTTTTATGAAAGACCATATGGAAGGCAGTTTGGCGGTAGTGCAAATCGGCATTACGCTGGTGGGCGCCATTGCCGCCGCGGCCGGAGGCGCGGGCGCGGACGAAATGTTTTCTCCCATTTTACAGGAATGGCTTTCTCTGCCCAAACGCCTGGCGGATGTCGTATCCGTGGCGGTGGTGGTGGTGCCGCTGAGTTTTATTACCATTGTGTTTGCCGAGCTGACCCCCAAAACCTTCGCCATTAAAAACAAAGAATTTGTAACGCTTAAATTTTCGCCGGTCATGCGCGTGTTGTATTCCATTTTGTCGCCCATTGTGCACATTATGGAAGCCTTGGTGCGCTTTTTTACCCAAAAACCGCTTTCCAGCAAAAAGCCCGACCCCAAAGAAGCCCAGCAGGCCGCCATGACCGACCTGCGCACCGCGGCGGCTATTGCGTCTTCTTCCCGCTTGTTTGGCAAAACGGAAGAAAAAATCGTACTCTCCAGCGCGATGTTCTGTATCCGCAAAATCCGCGAAATTCAGGTGCCGCTGGATCAGGTATATATGCTGGACGCCGGGGACTCCATCGCCGATACATTCGTCAAAGCGCATTTGGATATGCACACCCGCTTTCCGGTGCGGGAAAACCCGCAGGATCCGCAAAGCATTATCGGCTACTTAAATTTTAAAGATATTTTCCTCTCTACCAAAATGGCTTCCGGCTCGCCCACTTCGGCCCGCTCCATTATGCGCCCGATCCTGCGCTTGGAAGCGGATACGTTAATCTCCGCCGCGTTAGAAAAGTTAATGAAAAACAAACAACACATTTGTTTGGTAACGGAAGGGGAAAAAATTACCGGCATTCTTACACTGGAAGATATTTTTGAGGAAATGGTGGGTGAAATTGAAGACGAGTATGATTTCTTCCCGGCGTATATCCGCCCGATAGGCTCTTCGCTGGTGGCCAGTGCCAGTGCCAAAATGACGGATGTCTTTGCCCAGCTCCAAGTTTCCGCACCGGAAGGTTTAGCGGCCACTACCACCGTTCTTCAATGGACGGAACAAAAATTGGGCCGTGCACTGGATAAAAACGATAAGTTAAAAGCGGACGGCATATTGGTAGACCCCCGCAAGTTCCGGCGGCATAAATTAATGGAAGTTTTAATCAGCAAAGCAGACTAA
- a CDS encoding type IV pilin protein: protein MCNSFCFKQHVSTSGFTLIELLVVVLIIGILAAVALPQYDRSVLRSRMATAKPALVSLKEAIKLYHLETGTWPTSLEDLTIQIPENEGYWIHSPIAAWGAESAPLAVWTGLTQNGTTFGLVLPVASNDWVCCGNAVADTNQVQELCEKAGYREYIQSPTGGLRGCYK from the coding sequence ATGTGTAACTCTTTTTGTTTCAAACAACATGTTTCAACTTCCGGCTTTACGCTGATAGAACTCTTGGTCGTCGTTTTAATCATCGGTATTTTAGCCGCAGTGGCATTGCCTCAGTATGATCGCTCAGTCTTACGTTCCCGCATGGCCACCGCCAAACCGGCGTTGGTATCCTTGAAGGAGGCTATAAAACTATATCACTTGGAAACAGGAACCTGGCCCACTTCTTTGGAGGATCTAACTATCCAAATCCCGGAAAATGAAGGGTATTGGATTCATAGCCCCATAGCTGCTTGGGGGGCGGAATCGGCTCCTTTGGCGGTATGGACGGGTTTAACGCAAAACGGGACGACCTTTGGCTTGGTTCTTCCGGTGGCAAGTAATGATTGGGTGTGTTGCGGCAATGCCGTGGCGGATACCAATCAAGTGCAAGAATTGTGTGAAAAAGCTGGATATAGGGAGTATATCCAAAGTCCCACCGGTGGTTTGCGCGGTTGTTATAAATAA
- a CDS encoding HAD family hydrolase, translating into MKDIVFDLGGVLIDWNPRYLYKKIFASEEEMEWFLSNVCTPQWNTQQDAGRPFAQGIALAKEKYPKYAPQIEDYYKRWEEMLGGSIKGTVAIWRELKDKGYRIYALTNWSAETFPIAKAKYDFLQQMDGIVVSGEEHLVKPDPEIYARLLKRFGLHSPNCVYIDDNAANVSAAAMLGFDAIPFQSPDALRMELLKRGIL; encoded by the coding sequence ATGAAAGATATCGTTTTTGATTTAGGCGGAGTGCTGATAGATTGGAATCCGCGCTATCTATACAAAAAAATTTTTGCTTCCGAAGAAGAAATGGAATGGTTCTTGTCCAACGTGTGCACGCCGCAGTGGAACACGCAGCAAGACGCCGGGCGGCCGTTTGCGCAAGGGATTGCCTTAGCCAAAGAGAAATATCCCAAATATGCGCCGCAGATTGAAGATTATTACAAACGCTGGGAAGAAATGCTGGGCGGGTCCATCAAGGGCACGGTGGCCATTTGGCGTGAGCTGAAAGACAAAGGCTACCGCATCTACGCGCTGACGAACTGGTCGGCCGAGACGTTTCCGATTGCCAAGGCCAAATATGATTTTCTGCAGCAGATGGACGGCATCGTCGTGTCGGGGGAAGAGCATTTGGTCAAACCCGACCCGGAAATTTACGCCCGCCTGTTAAAACGCTTCGGCCTCCATTCGCCCAACTGCGTGTATATTGACGATAACGCCGCCAACGTTTCGGCGGCCGCTATGCTGGGATTTGACGCCATCCCCTTCCAAAGCCCCGATGCTTTGCGCATGGAACTTTTAAAACGTGGAATTTTATAG
- a CDS encoding adenylosuccinate synthetase, whose protein sequence is MIDIVCGGQAGDEGKGKISAYLSYKGNYDYCVRVGGPNAGHTVVKDGKSYTLKNIPSGFLNPKTKLVLGAGAYTKTEWLLEEVKLTGTRDRLIIDPYAVLISDEQTAAEKNASHFMQHIGSVGTGLGQAVRDRIERRDIKFAKDEPLLKDFIQDVPELLNGCLDKGGEILLEGTQGIKLSLLHGEYPFVTSRDTTASTFLGEAGLGPKSVRDVYVVFKPYITRVGPGPLERELTDEKQLEVYHTKGHEVGSVSKRLRRIGAFESRSAARAIMINNCTKIAITHIDMFPGNDRVKKYEDFSSEAKTFLDNLKALCARTYPHPEIALISTGPDMEDTLVL, encoded by the coding sequence ATGATTGATATTGTCTGCGGCGGACAAGCCGGCGACGAAGGAAAAGGCAAAATTTCTGCGTATTTGTCTTATAAAGGAAATTACGACTACTGCGTGCGGGTGGGCGGCCCCAATGCCGGGCACACCGTGGTAAAAGACGGCAAATCCTACACGCTTAAAAACATCCCTTCGGGATTTTTAAACCCCAAAACCAAATTGGTGTTGGGCGCGGGCGCGTATACCAAAACCGAATGGTTGTTGGAAGAAGTCAAACTGACGGGCACGCGCGATCGGCTGATTATAGACCCGTACGCCGTGCTAATTTCCGACGAGCAGACGGCGGCCGAAAAGAATGCGTCCCATTTTATGCAGCACATCGGCAGCGTGGGTACCGGGCTGGGGCAGGCCGTGCGCGACCGGATTGAACGGCGCGACATTAAATTTGCCAAAGACGAACCGCTGTTAAAAGATTTTATTCAAGACGTGCCGGAACTTTTAAACGGGTGCCTGGACAAAGGCGGAGAAATCCTGCTGGAAGGCACGCAGGGAATTAAACTTTCTTTGCTGCACGGGGAATATCCGTTTGTTACGTCGCGCGACACGACGGCAAGCACCTTCTTGGGCGAGGCCGGTTTGGGCCCCAAGTCCGTGCGGGACGTGTATGTTGTGTTTAAACCCTATATCACGCGCGTAGGCCCCGGCCCGCTGGAAAGAGAGCTGACGGATGAAAAACAGCTGGAAGTGTATCATACCAAAGGGCACGAAGTGGGCAGCGTCAGCAAGCGGCTGCGCCGCATCGGCGCGTTTGAATCGCGCTCGGCCGCGCGGGCGATTATGATTAACAACTGCACCAAAATCGCCATTACACACATTGATATGTTCCCGGGCAATGACCGCGTGAAGAAGTATGAAGACTTCAGCTCGGAAGCCAAAACGTTTTTGGACAATTTAAAAGCGTTGTGCGCGCGGACGTATCCGCACCCGGAAATCGCACTGATTTCCACCGGGCCGGATATGGAAGATACATTGGTGCTTTAA
- the purB gene encoding adenylosuccinate lyase, protein MNIPALCPLDGRYSGRLGALRSVMSEAAFTAYRVRVECAWFEILSELKLFKPLTKEERGLLAQACELSAADLDHIRALEFDGYLHIPPTRHDVKAVEYFLRLRLGKTSLKDRLQWLHFALTSEDVNSAAYALLLTQGVEKALLPALENLQKELSKLARKEARSVLLARTHGQPAVPTTFGKEMRVFANRLARQIAQLKRQEITFKFGGAVGNFNAHYAAFPQVRWPRAAAKMAAVLNRGHKMKISLTPVSTQVDPRDSYAELFDNLRRADVALLDLCRDMWQYISAGLVHQKTAAGEVGSSTMPQKVNPIDFENAEGNLQLADALFGLFSCKLPVSRLQRDLSDSTVLRNMAVAFGYALVAYQSVLKGLGKISFDRAAARQELCAHPEVLAEAVQTLLRAAGYPHAYETLRDFTRGRAVTASLLQQFIAGLPVDAATRSKLQALCPENYLGRARELAEEKYD, encoded by the coding sequence ATGAACATACCGGCGCTGTGCCCGTTGGACGGCCGCTACAGCGGCAGACTGGGCGCGCTCAGAAGTGTAATGAGCGAAGCCGCCTTTACTGCATACCGCGTGCGCGTGGAGTGCGCGTGGTTTGAAATCCTTTCCGAATTAAAACTTTTTAAACCGCTTACGAAAGAAGAACGCGGCCTGCTGGCGCAGGCGTGCGAACTGAGTGCGGCCGATTTGGATCACATCCGTGCGCTGGAGTTTGACGGCTACCTTCACATTCCGCCTACCAGGCACGATGTGAAAGCCGTGGAGTATTTTTTGCGTTTGCGCTTGGGCAAAACCTCGCTTAAAGACCGCCTGCAATGGCTGCATTTCGCCCTGACAAGCGAAGACGTAAACAGCGCCGCCTATGCCCTTCTGCTGACGCAGGGCGTGGAAAAAGCCCTCCTGCCGGCCTTGGAAAACCTGCAGAAAGAACTTTCCAAACTTGCCCGCAAAGAGGCCCGTTCCGTATTGCTGGCCCGCACGCACGGCCAGCCGGCGGTGCCCACCACGTTTGGAAAAGAAATGCGGGTGTTTGCCAATCGGCTGGCGCGGCAGATTGCACAGCTTAAACGGCAGGAAATTACGTTTAAATTTGGCGGCGCCGTCGGCAATTTTAACGCACATTATGCGGCTTTCCCGCAGGTGCGCTGGCCGCGGGCGGCCGCTAAAATGGCGGCTGTGTTAAACCGCGGGCACAAAATGAAAATTTCGCTCACGCCCGTTTCCACCCAGGTAGACCCGCGCGACAGCTACGCCGAACTGTTTGACAATTTGCGCCGGGCGGATGTGGCACTGTTGGATTTGTGCCGGGATATGTGGCAATATATTTCCGCCGGGTTAGTTCATCAGAAAACGGCGGCGGGGGAAGTGGGGTCTTCCACCATGCCGCAGAAAGTAAACCCGATTGATTTTGAAAATGCGGAAGGCAATTTGCAGCTGGCGGATGCGTTGTTCGGGCTGTTTTCGTGCAAATTACCGGTTTCGCGGTTGCAGCGGGATTTGTCGGACTCCACGGTGCTTCGCAACATGGCGGTGGCGTTTGGCTATGCGCTGGTGGCGTACCAGTCCGTTCTAAAAGGGCTGGGCAAAATTTCGTTTGACCGGGCCGCAGCCCGGCAGGAGCTCTGCGCCCACCCGGAAGTATTGGCGGAAGCCGTTCAAACCCTTTTGCGCGCGGCGGGGTATCCGCACGCGTATGAAACCCTGCGCGATTTCACGCGCGGGCGGGCCGTTACGGCCTCCTTGTTGCAGCAATTTATAGCCGGGCTGCCGGTGGATGCGGCAACCCGTTCCAAACTACAGGCGCTGTGCCCGGAAAACTATCTGGGCCGCGCACGCGAACTTGCGGAGGAAAAGTATGATTGA
- a CDS encoding efflux transporter outer membrane subunit produces the protein MNWKQLGTVLAAVWLGGCMLGPNYKQPDLDLPAGQTAENFSVFTNSKWWEVFQDPVLNQLEADALEHNKDLQAAIARVDQARAEVGIATADQLPSLSAAAESGRAGDQAGSGQSKSTANVSVSYELDLWGKYRRLSEAAQAQLLASEAARDTVRLTLTADVAKNYFSLRMLDAQLEIAQRTLQARQENVRIYTSRYQNGYCTEVDLKRVEANMASVQAQEQQLRLKIAQTETALSVLVGKSPREIVENNTPRGKSLSEITLIPNVPEGLPSDLLARRPDVRSVEGQLMAANANIGAARAAYFPSIPLTASAGYASGALNNLFTGSSGVWAAGGQLLAPIFEGGKIRAANKKAEAQYRETLASYEKTVQGAFKEALDAISANQINREIFDSYKQQTEAMQRSYELTKKQEDAGLIGVTDLLDVEENLLSAEMNLATARNDELAAIVNLSKALGGGWNVQDGFGPYENLVKKQQAALDPQATAQP, from the coding sequence ATGAACTGGAAACAACTGGGAACCGTACTGGCCGCGGTGTGGCTGGGGGGATGTATGCTGGGCCCCAACTACAAACAGCCGGATTTGGATTTGCCGGCCGGCCAAACGGCGGAGAATTTCAGCGTATTTACCAACAGCAAATGGTGGGAAGTATTCCAAGACCCGGTATTAAACCAACTGGAAGCCGACGCGTTGGAACATAATAAAGACTTGCAAGCCGCCATCGCCCGCGTGGATCAAGCCCGGGCGGAAGTGGGCATTGCCACGGCCGACCAGCTGCCCAGCCTGTCTGCGGCGGCGGAATCGGGCCGCGCCGGGGATCAGGCCGGTTCGGGGCAGAGCAAAAGCACGGCCAATGTGTCGGTGTCGTATGAGTTGGATTTGTGGGGCAAATACCGCCGTTTGAGTGAAGCCGCCCAAGCCCAGCTGCTGGCCAGCGAAGCCGCCCGCGATACCGTACGCCTGACGCTGACGGCGGACGTTGCCAAAAACTATTTTTCCCTGCGGATGTTGGACGCCCAACTGGAAATTGCCCAGCGCACTTTGCAGGCCCGCCAGGAAAACGTGCGCATTTACACCAGCCGCTATCAAAACGGTTATTGCACGGAAGTGGATTTAAAACGCGTGGAAGCCAATATGGCCAGCGTGCAGGCGCAGGAACAACAGCTGCGTTTGAAAATTGCTCAGACGGAAACGGCCCTTTCGGTGCTGGTGGGCAAGTCCCCGCGGGAAATTGTAGAAAACAATACGCCGCGCGGGAAAAGCCTGTCCGAAATTACGCTGATTCCCAATGTGCCTGAAGGCCTGCCCTCGGACTTGCTGGCCCGCCGGCCGGACGTGCGCTCCGTGGAGGGGCAGCTGATGGCCGCCAATGCCAATATCGGCGCGGCGCGTGCGGCGTATTTCCCCAGCATTCCGCTGACGGCTTCCGCCGGATACGCCAGCGGGGCGCTTAATAATTTGTTTACCGGTTCTTCCGGCGTGTGGGCGGCGGGGGGCCAGTTGCTGGCGCCTATTTTTGAAGGCGGCAAAATCCGCGCCGCAAACAAAAAAGCCGAAGCGCAATACCGCGAAACGCTGGCTTCCTACGAAAAAACGGTGCAGGGCGCGTTTAAAGAGGCGTTGGACGCAATTTCCGCCAACCAAATTAACCGCGAAATTTTTGATTCGTACAAACAGCAAACCGAAGCCATGCAGCGCAGTTACGAGCTGACCAAAAAACAGGAAGACGCCGGCCTCATCGGCGTAACGGACTTGCTGGACGTGGAAGAGAACCTGCTTTCGGCGGAAATGAATTTGGCCACGGCGCGCAACGACGAATTGGCGGCCATCGTCAACTTGTCTAAAGCATTGGGCGGCGGCTGGAACGTGCAGGACGGTTTCGGCCCGTATGAAAATTTAGTCAAAAAACAACAAGCCGCCTTGGATCCGCAAGCAACGGCGCAGCCTTAG